A stretch of the Vicia villosa cultivar HV-30 ecotype Madison, WI unplaced genomic scaffold, Vvil1.0 ctg.000177F_1_1, whole genome shotgun sequence genome encodes the following:
- the LOC131625012 gene encoding uncharacterized protein LOC131625012: MNKIFVRWCHRFFVFLLLTRVSLTSSLPHTHNGYVDSDGARILNQEQGDVHQIHCSRERSRIAWKIIQEYLTPVVEKEKYNISRKCRLHSENDIYRDQEQHKSHIDINEWQCGYCKKTFYEEKHLDQHFDNRHSNLLNLNESQCLADVCGALHCDHDINSRSKKSKCNPAAAARNKHLCETLADSCFPVNTGPAASRLHEFFLHQFCDAHSCTGSGKPFSRGRRKKKNGFYIAASIFLVTLLLFYYLYIYLYQRGLKRETQMLKRISQAGRKKKPS, translated from the exons ATGAATAAGATTTTCGTTCGGTGGTGTCATCGTTTCTTCGTCTTCTTGCTTCTTACAAGGGTTTCCTTAACCTCATCACTCCCACACACTCATAAT GGTTACGTAGATTCAGATGGTGCAAG AATTCTGAATCAGGAGCAAGGTGATGTTCATCAAATACATTGCTCTAGAGAAAGAAGTAGAATAGCTTGGAAGATCATTCAAGAG TATTTGACGCCAGTTGTGGagaaagaaaaatataatatctcaagaaagtgCAGACTTCACTCTGAAAATGATATATACAGAGATCAGGAGCAGCATAAATCTCATATAGATATAAATGAGTGGCAGTGTGGATACTGTAAGAAAACTTTCTACGAAGAGAAACATCTCGATCAGCATTTTGATAACAGACACTCCAATTTACTTAATTTG AATGAAAGCCAGTGCTTAGCAGATGTATGTGGAGCATTGCACTGTGACCATGACATCAATTCCAGGTCAAAAAAATCAAAGTGCAATCCTGCTGCAGCAGCAAGAAATAAACATCTATGTGAG ACCTTAGCAGACAGTTGTTTTCCGGTTAACACAGGCCCTGCGGCAAGCCGGCTTCATG AATTCTTCTTGCATCAATTCTGTGATGCCCATAGCTGCACTGGAAGTGGAAAGCCTTTCTCCAGAGGGCGCAGG AAAAAGAAAAACGGGTTCTACATTGCTGCCTCCATTTTTCTTGTGACGCTGCTGTTATTTTACTatctatacatttatttatatcaGAG AGGATTGAAAAGGGAAACTCAAATGCTGAAACGTATCTCACAAGCTGGCCGAAAAAAGAAGCCATCTTAA
- the LOC131625013 gene encoding small heat shock protein, chloroplastic-like, whose amino-acid sequence MTAITLPNMSFSAPTSSCRMNKISNVKLTTMSSRNRTFYSNVKAMATGGEKLSPKMKVSQASPRVLLNQFPVARTVQQMMDTMDRIVEDPLVYNDGSRWIVVENEEQNKRKMPWLIKEGQDDYKIRFNMPGMNKNDVKVWIEEKMLAVKAEKVATEKHEGQANGNGKLSQEHEDWPASSYDRYYHRISLPENIEFEKIKAQVRDGVLYITIPKAKANAKVIGIDVQ is encoded by the exons ATGACTGCAATAACTCTACCAAACATGAGCTTCTCTGCTCCCACTTCATCTTGCAGAATGAACAAAATTTCTAATGTGAAATTGACAACAATGTCAAGTAGGAACAGAACTTTCTACAGCAATGTAAAGGCTATGGCAACAGGTGGTGAAAAATTGTCACCAAAGATGAAGGTGTCACAAGCTTCGCCTAGAG TATTGTTGAACCAGTTTCCAGTAGCTAGAACTGTGCAACAAATGATGGACACAATGGATAGGATTGTGGAAGATCCATTGGTGTACAATGATGGTTCCCGTTGGATAGTTGTGGAAAATGAAGAACAGAATAAGAGAAAAATGCCTTGGCTAATAAAAGAAGGCCAAGATGATTACAAGATAAGATTCAACATGCCTGGTATGAACAAGAACGATGTTAAGGTATGGATTGAAGAGAAAATGTTGGCAGTGAAAGCAGAAAAAGTAGCTACGGAGAAACATGAAGGTCAAGCAAATGGCAATGGAAAATTAAGTCAAGAACATGAAGATTGGCCTGCCAGTAGTTATGATAGGTATTATCATAGAATTTCTCTTCCGGAAAATATCGAGTTTGAGAAAATTAAGGCACAAGTTAGAGATGGTGTTCTTTACATAACAATCCCTAAAGCCAAAGCTAATGCAAAAGTAATTGGCATAGATGTTCAGTAA